The nucleotide sequence GGATCGGTCGCGATCACCTCGCCGGCGATCCAGCCGAGCAGTGCCGCACCCGCCCAGACCAGGACCGGCAGTTTCGCCAGGAGCGCCATAATCAGCGCAGCGCCGGCGACGATCAGCGGCACGCTGATGGCAAGGCCGAGGATCAACAGCGGCACGCTGCCATTGGCGGCGGCGGCGACCGCGATGACGTTGTCGAGACTCATGACGATGTCGGCGATGACGACGATCTGCACGGCCTGCCAGAGATGCGAAGCGGACTCGACGCCCTCCTCGTCCTCCGCCTCCGGAACCAGGAGCTTGGCAGCGATCACGATCAGCGCCAGACCGCCGACCAGCTTCAGGTACGGCAGCGCCATCAGGCTCGCGACGATGCCGGTGAAGATGATCCGCAGCAGCACCGCAGCGCCGGCGCCCAGCACCATGCCCCACAGCCGGTGCCTCGGATTCAGGCCGCGGCAGGCGAGCGCGATCACCAGCGCGTTGTCGCCGGACAGGAGGATGTTGATCCAGATGATCTTGCCGACCGCAATCCAGAAGGTCGGTTCGGCCATCTCATTGCGGAACTGGGTGAAAACAGACCCGATAGTGGCGGGATCGAAGATCTGCCAAAGCCAGTTCACAATACGTCCTTTCGCCCCGTCAACAAGGCATGATCCGGAAAAGTGCGCCGCGGTTTTCCGAGAAGATCATGCTTAAACAATAAACTAAAGCGCGATGAGATTCATCGCGCTTTAGCGCGCCAGCTGAAGATCAGCCGACGATCTCGTTGCCCGAAAAGAACTGCGCGATCTCGATCACGGCAGTCTCCGGCGCGTCCGAGCCGTGCACCGAGTTCTCGCCGATCGACTTCGCGTAGAGCTTGCGGATGGTGCCGTCAGCCGCCTTCGACGGATCGGTCGCGCCCATTACCTCGCGATATTTGGCGATCGCGCCCTCGCCTTCCAGCACCTGCACCACGACCGGACCCGAGGTCATGAAATCGACGAGCTCGCCGAAAAACGGGCGCGCCTTGTGGATGGCATAGAAGGTCTCGGCCTGGCCCTTGGTCATGCAGATGCGCTTCTGGGCGACGATGCGCAGGCCCGCCTTCTCGATCACGGCATTGACCGCGCCGGTCAGGTTACGCTCGGTCGCGTCGGGCTTGATGATCGAGAAGGTGCGTTCAATCGCCATGATCTTGTCCTTGAGGAAAAGCGGTGTGTGGAGTTGCGGGGCTTATATCGACGCCTTTGCGGAACGGCAAGCGACCGCCGAAGGGCCCGCGCGGGCGCTTCGCCGCAGGACCGGGGCCGAACATTCCGGCGTGGATTACAACAATTTCACCCAGATGAACCGAATCTGCAGATCCCGTCAGGATTCGGTTCAGCCTCCCTGCCCTAGGCTCTTCTCCATCGAAACCGAGCCTCATTTCGAGGCAGACCGTTTCGGCGGCCTTTCCATCGACGCGCAGGCCCGCGCCGGCAGTTTTGAGGAGATCACCATGTTGAGGAAACTTTCGCTTGCCGCAGTCGCCGCGGTCGCGCTGGGTGCCGCGCTGGCGCCGACCTCCGCCTCCGCACACTGGCACGGCGGCTGGGGCTGGCATGGCGGCGGCTGGCACCACGGCTGGGGCTGGGGTGCACCGCGCTTCTATGTCGGCGGCCCCGTCTCCTACGGCTATGGCGGCTGCTATGTACGCCGGCTGGTCCCGACTCCCTGGGGCCCCCGCTGGCGGCTGATCAACCGCTGCTACTAACTAAGTCCGACAGCACCTTCCCAAGGTACCACCCCCCAGGTACCTTCCAAGAGAAGCCCCGGCGTCGTCCCCCGCGCCGGGGCTTTGCATTTGCGGTGGCGCGACCATTAATACAATTTTTACTAGAATACCCGGCAGTCCCGGCACGGGCGAAACAAATTTGCGGTCAGTGACTTGGTAGAGTGTCGTTATTACTTTGAAACAACGGAACTCTGCTATGGCTGGTGTTTCCGCCAATAACAGCGAACAGATTGATCGGCGCACCAGCCGCGCGATTTGCGATGCCGTGGGCGAGCGGCTGCGGCAGAACCTTCGCCCCGAGCCCCGACTGACGTCGCATCTCGAGCATCTTTTGGACGAGCTGAAGAAGCGAGACCGAGAGGACAGCTCGCACTAACGGGCAGGTCTAGAAAAACGGGTTGCGTTCGCGCCGCCTTGCGGTGACAAGGCCGCATGCTTTCCATCACCGACCTCTCGGTCCGGCTCGCCGGGCGCCTCCTGATCGACCAGAGTTCCGTGCAGATCACGCCCGGCGCGCGCGTTGGTCTGGTCGGACGCAATGGGACCGGCAAGTCGACGCTGTTCAAGGTGATTCGCGGCGAGCTCGCCGCCGAACATGGAACGGTGACATTGCCGCCGCGCTGGCGCGTCGGCAGCCTCGCACAGGAGGCGCCGAACGGTCCGGAGAGCCTGATCGAGGTCGTGCTCAGGGCCGATCTCGAACGCGATGCGCTGCTCTCCGAGGCCGAGAGCGCCAGCGATCCGCACCGGATCGCGGAGATCCAGACCCGGCTCGTCGATATTGACGCACATTCGGCGCCGAGCAGAGCCGCCGCGATTCTCTCCGGCCTCGGCTTTTCAGCCGCCGACCAAGCGCGTCCCTGCGCCGAATTCTCCGGTGGCTGGCGCATGCGCGTTGCGCTGGCCGCGACCCTGTTTGCAGCCCCTGACCTGCTTCTGCTCGACGAGCCCACCAACTATCTCGATCTCGAAGGCACGCTGTGGCTGGAGGATCACCTTGCGCATTATCCGCGCACGGTGATCGTGATCAGCCACGACCGCGACCTGCTCGAAAGCTCCGTCGACCAGATCCTGCATCTGGAGCGCGGCAAGCTCACGCTCTATCGCGGCTCCTATTCCTCCTTCGAGGAGCAGCGTGCCGCGCGCGAGCTGCTCGATGCCAAGCAGGTCAAGCGCCAGGAGGCCGAACGTGCGCGCCTGCAGGCTTTCGTCGACCGCTTCAAGGCCAAGGCGTCGAAGGCGCGCCAGGCGCAGTCGCGCGTCAAGATGCTCGAACGGCTGAAGCCGATCACGGCGCTGGTCACCGAGGACGTGCGCGAAATCAGCTTTCCCGCGCCGGAGAAAATCCTGTCTCCGCCGATCATCGCGGTCGACAACGTCTCGGTCGGCTACGATCCGGCAACGCCAGTGCTCGGCCGCGTCACCTTGCGCATCGATAATGACGACCGCATCGCGCTTCTTGGCGCCAACGGCAACGGCAAGTCGACGCTGGTCAAGCTGCTCGCCGGCCGCCTCGCGCCGTTCTCGGGCAAAGTCACGCGCGCGGACAAGCTGTCGATCGCCTATTTCGCGCAGCATCAGCTCGACGAGCTGAACGAGGACGCCTCCGCCTACGATCACGTCCGCAAGCTGATGGGCGATGCGCCGGAGGCCAAGGTACGGGCGCGCGCCGGCGCGATCGGCTTTTCCGGCAAGGCGGCGGACACCAAGGCAGGAAAACTGTCGGGCGGCGAGAAGGCGCGGCTGCTGCTGGGCCTTGCGACCTTCTTCGGCCCCAACATGATCATCCTGGACGAGCCGACCAACCATCTCGACATCGACAGCCGCGCCGCGCTCGCCGAGGCCATCAACGATTTTCCCGGCGCGGTCATCATGGTGTCGCACGATCGCTACCTGATCGAAGCCTGCGCCGAACGGCTCTGGATCGTCGCCGATCGCACCGTGACGAACTACGACGGCGATCTCGACGAATACCGCCGCATGGTGCTGTCATCGCGCAACGCGGACGCCTCGCCGCGCGAACGCAGCGCCGCGAGCGAGAAGCCTCAGCGCGCTAGAAACGACAATCGCGGCTCGCTCAAGAAGCGCATCGCGGAGGCCGAAGCCGAGATCGCCCGCATCGGTGAGATCATCACGAAAATCGACACTGCACTGGCGCTCCCCGACATCTTCACCCGCGATCCCAATCAGGCCGCGCAACTCTCCAAGGCGCGCGCGAATGCCGCGGACGCGTTGGCGCGCGCGGAAGAACAATGGCTCGAAGCCAGCGCGCAGTTTGAAGCGGCGGGTTAGCTAGCGTCGCTCTCGCGCCCCGGACGCTGCGCAGCACGATAGTGATGCGCTGCTGAGCCGGGGCCCATCATCATGACAAACTGCGTCCCGGCTCAGTGTCGCGTCATTCATGCCGCGCCGCGTCCGGGACACGAGCTTTCAATCAGGTCGCGGTCTTCTTTCTTGCCTTCGGCTTGGCCGTCTTCGGCGCGGCCGGCGGCTCGGGCGTACCTTCGATCGAGGACAGGCGGCCCGAAGTGAAGGTGTAGATGCCGGCGCGCGGACCGGTAGTCCACGTGACCACAACGATGCGCCTGCCGCCGGCATCATTGGAGATGTTGACGCTCGATGGCGCGCCGATGCCGCGCACCACGTCGCATTCGGTATGACCGAGAGCGACCGTTCCGCCCGCCGGCGCGGACGGTTCGCTCGACGCATTGGCATCGGCGGGCGCGCCAACAGGCGTCATGCCCGGACACGCGCCATCGGCGCTGACCAGTTCGTCGGGCCTTACCGGCTTGTCGGGGGTCAGCGGCGGCGATTCGATCGAGATGTTCTTGATGCTCAGACGGCCGGCCCTGGAGAACCACTCGGCGTCCTTCGAAAACAGATCGCTCCCGCCGGAGCAGCCCGCGATCAGCGGTGCGACGGCGGCCAACGCAACTATGAGCGACTTTGGAAGCTTTTGATGTCGCACGATAAACTAAATTCCCCGGGTGAAGGACCAGCCCTAAGCGATTGTCCCAACATCACTTTGCGGCACGAAGGTGGCCAAAACCAGCATCGCCCGAAAAGTGCAAATTATCATTAATAGCGATCCACCGCTAATTCCGCCGCTGCCACCGGCCGCGTTCGTCGGCCTGCCAGTAGGTCACCTCGAATCCCCGCGTCTTGCAATCCGTCCAGGCGCCGCGCGCCTGGGCCAGCGCCTCCGGATCGTCGCCGTTGAACAACAGCACCATGCGCTCGTAGCTCTGCGCGTCCTGAGGCAGCGTGGCATTGTCGATCAGGAAGCGGACGTTGGCCCCGTTCGGATTGTCCTCCTCGATCGCCAGCACGATCGGCTGGTCGGCCGCATCGTTCACGCGCCACGTCGCATGAGGCAGGAAAGAATCGTCCCGATAGGTCCACAGATGCGCATCGAGCGCGTCGGCGCGTTCCGGCGAGGTCGACTGCACCACGACCCGCCAGCCGCGTTCCAGCGACTTCTCAAGAAGCGGCGGCAAGACGTTCTCAACCGATATGTCTTGCAGATGGTAGAACAGGACTTCGGTCATTTGCTCTCGTAATGATCTGCCACCAGCCGGTCGAGCAGCCGTACGCCATAGCCGGAGCCCCAGCTCTGGTTGATGTCGGTCTTCGGCGCGCCCATCGCGGTACCGGCGATATCGAGATGCGCCCAGGGCGTACCGTCGACGAAACGCTGCAGGAACTGCGCCGCCGTGATCGAGCCGCCATGGCGGCCGCCGGTGTTCTTCATGTCGGCGAACTGCGAATCGATCAGCTTGTCGTATTCGGGCCCGAGCGGCATGCGCCAGACCTTTTCACCGCTTTCGAGCCCGGCGGTCAGCAGCCGTTCGGCGAGTTCGTCATCGTTGGAGAACATGCCGGCATGCTCGGTACCGAGCGCGACCATGATCGCGCCGGTGAGCGTGGCCAGATCGACCATGAACTTCGGTTTCACCTTCTTGGCGACGTACCAGAGTACGTCGGCGAGCACGAGGCGCCCCTCCGCGTCGGTGTTGATGATCTCGATGGTCTGGCCCGACATCGAGGTGACGATGTCGCCCGGACGCTGGGCGTTGCCGTCGGGCATGTTCTCGACGAGGCCGATGGCGCCGACGGCGTTGACCTTGGCTTTGCGCGCCGCGAGCGCATGCATCAGCCCGACGACGCAGGCCGCGCCGCCCATGTCGCCCTTCATGTCCTCCATGCTGCCGGCGGGCTTGATCGAAATGCCGCCGGTGTCGAAGCAGACGCCCTTGCCGATAAAGGCCACCGGCGCGGTGCCCTTCTTGCCGCCGTCCCAGCGCATGATCACCGTGCGACTCGGCCGCACCGAGCCCTGGCCGACGCCGAGCAACGCGCCCATGCCGAGCTTCTGCATGGCCTTGACGTCGAGCACCTCGATCTTGACGCCGAGCTTGCGGAGCTGACTTGCCCTGCGCGCGAACTCCTCGGGAAACAGCACATTCGGAGGCTCGTTGACGAGGTCGCGCGCGATGATCACACCGTCGACGACATGGCCCGCCGACACGAAGGCCTTCTTCGCCGCCGCCGCATCGGCAACCGCGAGCGAGACGTCAGCGCGCAGGGCGCCGCCCTCCTCGCCGTCCTTCTTCTTCGTCTTATAGCGATCGAATTTGTAGGCGCGCAGGCGCAAGCCCGAGGCGATCGCGACCGCCTGCTCGCTCGTCATCGCGCCATCGGGCAATTCCGCCATGATTGTCATGATTGTCATGGCACCGCCCCCGGCCTGGAGCTTGCTCGCCGCCCCGCCGCCGAATTTGAGGAAGTCGCTCGCCTTCAGCGCCGAAGTCTTGCCGGCGCCGATCACGATCAGGCGGGTGGCCTTCAATCCCTCGGGCGCCAGGATGTCCAGCGCCGCACCGCTCTTGCCCTTGAAGGCGGCGGCCGCGGCCGCCCGCTTCACGACTTCGTTGGCGGCGCCGAGCGCCTTGGCGGTCGCCGGGCCCACCTTCAGACTGTCGTCGCAGAAGACGACCAGGATGCCACGCGGCGCGGCGGCAAGCGGGACGAAGCCGACCTTGATGGCATCGGACATGGGTAACTCCTCCAAAACATGGGGCTTTTAGCCATTCAGCGGGACCGGCCGAGGGCCGGCGCTGAACCGCGATTCACTGGACTTTCCGCACTATGGGCGAAAGGCCCGGCCGATGCCAAGCTCGGCCGTGGCCCGAACGCCACAAGAGCGAAATATTAACCATATATTGACGGTGCCACGGGGCAGCCATTTTGTTGACGGATCAAAGGGATGGTAGTGAGAGATTAGCCGGCGGAAGAAGTGGCGGCGCGACCCTTGGGGATCCCTTTGCGGGGATGGGTCGGCGGCCAGGTTCCGGACCTGCAGTGGGGCCTTGGTGGGAATCGTGCGGTAGCGCATGGGGTCGATCGATAGGTATATTTTCCGCACGACGCTGGCGTCGTTTGCGCTCGTCCTGGTCAGCCTCACCGGCGTGATCTGGATTACGCAGGCGTTGCGCGGCATCGACCTGATGACGAGCCAGGGCCAAACCATCCTTACTTTCCTCGGCATCACCAGCCTCGTCATTCCGGCGCTGATCCTGATCATCTCGCCAATCGCGCTGATGATCGCGATCTCGCACACGCTGAACAAGCTCGCGACCGATTCCGAGATCATCGTGATGAATGCCGCCGGCTTCTCGCCGTTCCGGCTGTTCTATCCGTTCTTCTACGCCACCTGCGTGGTGGCGCTGCTGGTCGCCTTCATCGCGGCCTATCTCGCCCCCGACGGCATGCGACGGATCAAGCAGTGGGACGCTGAGATCACCGCCGACGTCCTCACCAACATCCTGCAGCCCGGCCGCTTCGCCCAGCTCGACAAGAATCTCACGATCCGGATCCGCGAACGCCAGCCGGGCGGCATCCTTGCCGGCATCTTCATCGACGATCGCCGCGATCCGAATGAGCGCGTCTCGATCGTCGCCGAGCACGGCGAGGTCGTGAAGAACGGCAACGGATCGTTCCTGGTGCTCAAGGACGGCAATCTGCAGCGCTTCGAGGCCGGCAAGCGCGATCCGGCGCTGGTGGCGTTCGGCCGCTACGGCTTCGACATGTCGAAGTTCTCCAACCAGGGCCATGACGTCACCCTCGGCATCCGCGAGCGCTATCTCTGGGAGCTGTTCTCGCCGGAGGAGGACGACCCGGTCTACAAGGCGGTGCCCGGCCAGTTCCGTGCCGAGCTGCATGACCGCATCATGGCGCCGCTCTACCCGTTTGCATTTGCGGCGCTCACCTTCGCCTTCCTCGGTGCGCCGCGCACCACGCGCCAGAGCCGCAACTTCTCGATCGGCGGCTCGGTGCTCGCCGTGTTCGGCCTGCGCATGGCGGGATTCGCCTGCTCGGTGATGGCGGTGAAGTCGCCGTTTGCCCCGTTGATCCAGTACGCGATGCTGGCGGCTGCGATCGGCGGCGGGCTGTGGATGATCGTCGGCGGCATCGTGGTCGAACCGCCGCCCGCCCTGCTCGAAGCCATCAACAGATCGAACGCGCGGATCGCGCGTCTGTTCGGACGTCCGGCCGCTGCATGAGCATGCTCACCAACACGCTCGGGCGCTATTTCGCCGGCCGCTTCGTCATCTCGGCGCTCGGCGTGTTCGCGAGCATCTTCCTGCTGCTCGTCCTCGTCGACTACATCGAGATGGTGCGCAAAACCTCGGGGCTGGCGTCGGCCTCCGCGATCATGGTCGCCGAGACCTCGCTGTTCCGCGTGCCGCAGCTTCTGGAGAAGCTGACGCCGTTCTGCATGCTGATCGGCGCCATGACCTGCTATCTCGCCCTCTCCCGCCGGCTCGAGCTCGTGGTCGCCCGCGCCGCCGGCATCTCGGCGTGGCAGTTCATCTCGCCGGCGCTCGGCAGCGCGCTCCTGATCGGGGTGATTGCCACTGTTGCCTACAATCCGATGTCGGCGAACTTACGCGAACTCTCCAAGCGCATGGAGGCGGAGCTGTTCGGCTCGGCGCCGGGCGGCGGCATCCAGGACGCCTCGGGCTTCTGGCTCAACCAGGTCACCAATGACGGCCAGGTCATTATCAACGCGGCGCGCAGCGAGCAGCAGGGCGTGCGGCTGACCGGGCTGACGCTGTTCCGGTTCGATACAGACTGGCATTTCAAGGAGCGGATCGAGGCGCGCGAGGCAACGCTCGAGGACGGTCACTGGCTGTTCAAGACGGTGCGCCGGTTCTCGCTGGACGCCCCACCCGTCGACCAGGCGCGGCTGGAAATTCCGACGACGCTGACCGAGGCCCAGGTCCGCAACAGCTTTTCCACACCCGAGACTGTGTCCTTTTGGCAACTACCGAACTACATCCGCTCATCCGAGAGCTCAGGCTTCGCGACAGCCGGATATCGACTCCAGTATCACAAGCTTCTGGCACAGCCGTTTTTGCTCGCCGCAATGGTGATGCTTGCGGCCTCCGTGTCGTTGCGCTTCTTCCGGATGGGTGGCGTACAGAAGATGGTTTTGAGTGGCGTGGGCGCGGGCTTTCTGCTCTACGTCCTGTCGAAAGTAACTGAGGACTTGAGCAAGGCTGAGTTGATGCATCCGATCGCTGCGGCGTGGTTGCCCGTTGTGGTGGGCGGCCTCACCGGCTTCTTGGCCTTGCTTTATCAGGAGGACGGATAGTGACTGCCGTCCGCCGAGGACTCGTGTCTTGTTTGACGCGGCGCACCGTGGTGCGCGCGAACGGGATCGGCTTGCCCGTGCGCAAGGTCCTTCTTACCCTCATCGCTGCCGCGTCGTTTGCGGGCCTGATCGATGTCGCCACGGTAACGCCGGCGCACGCGCAGAGCTTCACCTACAATCCGCTGCCGCCGCGTCCCAAGCCGCCCAAAGTCGCCAACGACAACCAGATGCTCGTGCAGGCGACCGAGGTCGACTACGACTACAATAACTCGCGCGTCTCCGCGGTCGGCAACGTGCAGCTCTTCTACAACGGCACCAGCGTCGAGGCCGACAAGGTCATCTACGACCAGAAGACCAAGCGGCTCCATGCCGAAGGCAACATCCGCATGACGGATGCCGACGGCAAGATCACCTATGCCGAGATCATGGACCTGTCCGACGACTACCGCGACGGGTTCGTCGATTCGCTGCGGGTGGACACCGCCGACCAGACTCGCATGGCCGCGACCCGCGCCGACCGCTCCAGCGGCAACTACACGGTATTCGAGAACGGCGTCTACACGGCCTGCGCGCCGTGTAAGGACGATCCGAAGAAGCCGCCGCTGTGGCAGGTCAAGGGTGCACGCATCATCCACGACCAGCAGGAGAAGATGCTGTATTTCGAGACGGCGCAGCTCGAATTCTTCGGCGTGCCGCTGGCCTACATGCCGTACTTCTCGACGCCCGACCCGACCGTGAAGCGCAAGACCGGCTTCCTGATGCCGGGCTTCACCTCCTACACCGCGTTCGGCTACGGCGTCGAAGTCCCGTTCTACTGGGCGATCGCGCCGGATATGGACGCAACCTTCAGCCCGCGCATCACGTCCAAGCAGGGCGTGCTGTTCCAGGCCGAATTCCGTCAGCGCCTGATGGACGGCGCCTATCAGATCCGCGTCTACGGCATCGACCAGCTCGATCCCGGCCAGTTCGCCGGCCAGCCCGGCGACCGTCAGTTCCGCGGCGGCGTCGAGACCAAGGGCCAGTTCGCGCTCAACGACAAATGGACCTGGGGCTGGGACGGCGTCCTGCTCTCCGATTACTACTTCATGTCGGACTACCGCCTGGCGCAGTACCGCGATCCGCTCGGATCGTTCCTGAACCTGCCGACGGACGCGCTCTCGCAGCTCTATCTGACTGGCGTCGGCAACCGCAGCTACTTCGACGCGCGCACGATGTACTGGCTGAGCTTCTCGGGCAACCAGAGCAATGTGCCGGTGGTCTATCCTGTGATCGACTACTCGAACGTGCTCAACTATCCAGTCTTCGGCGGCGAGTTCAGCTACAAGACCAACTTCCTGAACCTGTCGCGTGAGACCGCGGTATTCGATCCGATCACGACGCTCGCCAACACCGCCGGCCTGTGCACGACGGCGTCGGCCGATCCGCTGGCGCGCATCCCCTCGCAGTGCCTGTTGCGCGGCTTCCCCGGCACCTACACCCGGCTGACCGCGGAAGCGCAATGGCGGAAGTCGTTCACCGATCCGTTCGGCCAGATCTGGACGCCGTTCGCCAGCCTTCGCGCGGATGCGATCAACTCCTCGGTCTCCAACCAGCCGGGCGTATCGAACTACCTGCCCGTCGGCGACACCCAGGCGGTGCGCCTGATGCCGACCGTCGGTCTCGAGTACCGTTATCCCTTCATCAACGTTCAGCCGTGGGGTTCGACCACCGTCGAGCCGATCGCGCAGATCATCATCCGCCCGAACGAGCCCTATGCCGGCAAGTTTCCCAACGAGGACGCGCAGAGCATGGTGTTCGACACCTCGAACCTGTTCAGCGTCGACAAGTTCTCCGGCTACGATCGCGTCGAGGGCGGCGGCCGCGCCAATGTCGGCGTGCAGGCCACGACGCAGTTCGACCAGGGCGGCGCCGTCAAGGCGCTGTTCGGGCAGTCCTACCAGCTCTTCGGCCTGAACTCCTACGCGGTCCAGGATGCCATCAATACCGGCCTCGATTCCGGTCTCGACAAGCCGCGGTCCGATTACGTGGCAAGCCTCGCTTATTCGCCGAACCGGACCTATACGTTCAGCGTCCGCAGCCGGATGGACGAGCAGACCTGGAACGTCCAGCGCTTCGAGGCCGAAGGCCGCGCCAATTTCGACCGCTGGTCGGTCAGCATGATCTACGGCAACTATGCGCCGCAGCCCGAGCTCGGCTATCTGACGCGCCGCGAGGGCATCTTGACGTCCGGCTCGCTGAAGGTCGCATCCAACTGGGTGGTGACGGGCTCGGCGCGCTGGGATCTCGAGGCCAACAAGATCAACCAATATGTGGTCGGTGCCGGCTATGTCGACGATTGCTTCGTGCTGGCGGCGAACTATGTAACTTCGTATAGCTACTCTGCTGGCACCACGCCGCCCGTGCTGAGCCACGCGTTCATGTTCCAGATCGGCTTGCGTACACTGGCGACTACGTCGACGACCAGCACCTCCGGTCTCTCCGGCTATCAGTGAACCGTCTGAAGTGCCGGCCGCGTTTTCAAAAGGATCGCAGGTTCAGCGCGGCTGACATGCGAGCGACAATCATGACGATGATCCCATTGTCCCTTCTTCGCCTCGTCCTTCCCGTCTTTGCTACGGGGCTGATCCTCATCGGCACGCCGGCGCCGTCGCAGGCGCAGAACATCGTTGTCATGGTCAATGGCGACCCCATCACTGATTTCGACATCGAGCAGCGCACCAAGCTCGACCAGTTGACGACGCAGAAGACCCCGAGCCGTCAGGAGGTCATCAACGAGCTGATCGACGACAAGGTGAAGATCAAGGAAGGCAAGAAATACGGCGTCGATCCCGGCGCCTCCGATATCGAGCAGTCCTACGCCGGCATGGCCCAGCGCATGCGCGTCGCGCCGGAGCAGCTCACCAAGTCGCTCGAGGTCAAGGGCGTCCGGCCGGAGACCCTGAAGAGCCGCATGAGGGCCGAGATGGTTTGGACGAGCCTGGTGCGCGGCCGCTACAAGGAGCGCCTGCAGGTTGGCGAGAAGGACGTCGCCGACAAGGTGCGGTCCGAGGGGGGCGAGAAGCTTCAGATCGAGGGCACCGAATACAAGATGCAGCCGATCGTCCTGATCGTGCCACGCGGATCGTCCCAGGCCTTCCTGGAACAGCGGCACAAGGAGGCCGAGACCTATCGCGGACGCGTCGGAAGCTGCGAGGAAGCCAATTCGCTGTTCCGCTCGACGCCGAACGCCGCGATCCGCGAGACCGTCACGAAGACGACCGCGGAGCTACCCGAGGCGCTGCGCAAAGTGCTCGACGACACGCCGATCGGCCACCTGACCCCGCCGGAGATGACCAAACAGGGCATCGAGATGGTCGTCCTCTGCTCCCGCAAGCCGACCATGATCGACACGCCGAAGAAGCGCGAGATTCGCGAGAAGATGTACGCCGAGAAATACGAGAAGACCTCGAAGGCGTATCTCGAGGAGATCCGCAAGGCGGCGATGATCGAATATCGCAAGCGCTGATGGCCAAGCTTTTCGCAAAGCCTCTGGCCCTGACCCTCGGAGAACCCGCCGGCATCGGCCCCGACATCGCGATCGCAGCTTGGCTGAAGCGCCGTGAACTGAACCTTCCCGCCTTCTACCTGCTCGGCGACGAGGCACTGGTCGCGCGGCGCGCCAAGGCGCTCGGCGCCGACATCGAAATCGCCGCGATGCGCGCGGACGAAGCCGAAGCAGCCTTCGCCGACGCGCTGCCCGTCGTCGCAACCGGCGCGATCGCGACGGCCAGCCCCGGCAAGCCGGACGATTCCAGCGCGCCTGCCGTGCTCGCCTCGATCCGCCAGGCCGTTGCCGACGTCCGCGATGGCCGCGCCGCCGCCGTGGTCACCAATCCGATCGCCAAGAGCGTGCTCTATCGCGCCGGCTTCCGTCATCCCGGACACACCGAATTCCTCGCCGAGCTCGCAGCAACGGGCGGCCGCGTACCTCAGCCGGTGATGATGCTGTGGTCGCCGCGGCTGGCCGTGGTGCCGGTGACCATCCATGTCTCGCTGCGCGACGCGCTCGCCGAGCTCACGAGCGAGCTGATCGTCTCCACAGTGCGTATCGTCGCGGCCGAGCTGACATCCCGCTTCGGCATCGCGCGCCCGCGCATCGCCATCTCCGGCCTTAATCCGCATGCCGGCGAGGACGGCTCGCTCGGCCACGAGGAGCAGACCGTCATCACACCCGCCGTCAAGGTGCTGCGCAACGAGGGCATCGAGGTGAAGGGGCCGGTGCCTGCCGACACCATGTTCCACGACGCCGCGCGCAGCACCTATGACTGCGCCGTCTGCATGTATCACGACCAGGCGCTGATCCCGATCAAGACGATCGCCTTCGACGACGCGGTCAACGTCACGCTCGGCCTGCCCTTCATCCGCACCTCGCCGGATCACGGCACCGCGTTCGACATCGCAGGCACCGGCAAGGCCAATCCGGCGAGCTTGATCGCTGCTGTTCGGCTGGCGAGCCGCATGGCGGCT is from Bradyrhizobium sp. ISRA430 and encodes:
- the lptG gene encoding LPS export ABC transporter permease LptG, whose amino-acid sequence is MSMLTNTLGRYFAGRFVISALGVFASIFLLLVLVDYIEMVRKTSGLASASAIMVAETSLFRVPQLLEKLTPFCMLIGAMTCYLALSRRLELVVARAAGISAWQFISPALGSALLIGVIATVAYNPMSANLRELSKRMEAELFGSAPGGGIQDASGFWLNQVTNDGQVIINAARSEQQGVRLTGLTLFRFDTDWHFKERIEAREATLEDGHWLFKTVRRFSLDAPPVDQARLEIPTTLTEAQVRNSFSTPETVSFWQLPNYIRSSESSGFATAGYRLQYHKLLAQPFLLAAMVMLAASVSLRFFRMGGVQKMVLSGVGAGFLLYVLSKVTEDLSKAELMHPIAAAWLPVVVGGLTGFLALLYQEDG
- a CDS encoding LPS-assembly protein LptD; the encoded protein is MTAVRRGLVSCLTRRTVVRANGIGLPVRKVLLTLIAAASFAGLIDVATVTPAHAQSFTYNPLPPRPKPPKVANDNQMLVQATEVDYDYNNSRVSAVGNVQLFYNGTSVEADKVIYDQKTKRLHAEGNIRMTDADGKITYAEIMDLSDDYRDGFVDSLRVDTADQTRMAATRADRSSGNYTVFENGVYTACAPCKDDPKKPPLWQVKGARIIHDQQEKMLYFETAQLEFFGVPLAYMPYFSTPDPTVKRKTGFLMPGFTSYTAFGYGVEVPFYWAIAPDMDATFSPRITSKQGVLFQAEFRQRLMDGAYQIRVYGIDQLDPGQFAGQPGDRQFRGGVETKGQFALNDKWTWGWDGVLLSDYYFMSDYRLAQYRDPLGSFLNLPTDALSQLYLTGVGNRSYFDARTMYWLSFSGNQSNVPVVYPVIDYSNVLNYPVFGGEFSYKTNFLNLSRETAVFDPITTLANTAGLCTTASADPLARIPSQCLLRGFPGTYTRLTAEAQWRKSFTDPFGQIWTPFASLRADAINSSVSNQPGVSNYLPVGDTQAVRLMPTVGLEYRYPFINVQPWGSTTVEPIAQIIIRPNEPYAGKFPNEDAQSMVFDTSNLFSVDKFSGYDRVEGGGRANVGVQATTQFDQGGAVKALFGQSYQLFGLNSYAVQDAINTGLDSGLDKPRSDYVASLAYSPNRTYTFSVRSRMDEQTWNVQRFEAEGRANFDRWSVSMIYGNYAPQPELGYLTRREGILTSGSLKVASNWVVTGSARWDLEANKINQYVVGAGYVDDCFVLAANYVTSYSYSAGTTPPVLSHAFMFQIGLRTLATTSTTSTSGLSGYQ
- the lptF gene encoding LPS export ABC transporter permease LptF, with the translated sequence MGSIDRYIFRTTLASFALVLVSLTGVIWITQALRGIDLMTSQGQTILTFLGITSLVIPALILIISPIALMIAISHTLNKLATDSEIIVMNAAGFSPFRLFYPFFYATCVVALLVAFIAAYLAPDGMRRIKQWDAEITADVLTNILQPGRFAQLDKNLTIRIRERQPGGILAGIFIDDRRDPNERVSIVAEHGEVVKNGNGSFLVLKDGNLQRFEAGKRDPALVAFGRYGFDMSKFSNQGHDVTLGIRERYLWELFSPEEDDPVYKAVPGQFRAELHDRIMAPLYPFAFAALTFAFLGAPRTTRQSRNFSIGGSVLAVFGLRMAGFACSVMAVKSPFAPLIQYAMLAAAIGGGLWMIVGGIVVEPPPALLEAINRSNARIARLFGRPAAA
- a CDS encoding SurA N-terminal domain-containing protein, producing the protein MTMIPLSLLRLVLPVFATGLILIGTPAPSQAQNIVVMVNGDPITDFDIEQRTKLDQLTTQKTPSRQEVINELIDDKVKIKEGKKYGVDPGASDIEQSYAGMAQRMRVAPEQLTKSLEVKGVRPETLKSRMRAEMVWTSLVRGRYKERLQVGEKDVADKVRSEGGEKLQIEGTEYKMQPIVLIVPRGSSQAFLEQRHKEAETYRGRVGSCEEANSLFRSTPNAAIRETVTKTTAELPEALRKVLDDTPIGHLTPPEMTKQGIEMVVLCSRKPTMIDTPKKREIREKMYAEKYEKTSKAYLEEIRKAAMIEYRKR